GTGCTTTCGCCGTTCCGCAATAGCATACGCGTCATGCACGATCCGACACGCGGCGGGCTTGCGCAGACGATACATGAATTCATCACGGCGTCCGGCACAGGCGTAACGCTCGAAAGCGATGCGATACCGATAGCAGAGCCCGTACGCGGCATCTGTGAGCTCTTCGGCTTCGATGCGCTCTATCTGGCATGCGAGGGCCGCGCGGTGATGGCCGTCGACGCGGATGCTGCCGACGAAATAGTCTCCTCGCTCAGAAAGCATCCCCTCGGGAGAGAGGCCGCGCGCATCGGCACGGCAACGCCGGAAAAGAAGCTCCTCATGGCAATGCCCTATGGCGTCCGCAGGCAGATAGAAGAGCTCGGTGAAACACCGCTCCCGCGGATATGCTGATGAGCGCCATGTACCGCATCATCGATGCGAACGTCAATCGCCTCCGCGAGGCTCTTCGCGTCATCGAGGACATCATACGCTATCAGCGCGACGATGCATCGGTATTCGCCGTCTTGAAGCGCCTCAGGCACGTCATCGAATCGATAACGAGGGGCATCGACGATGAACTTCTCCGCGCGCGGAAAAGTGATGCGGATGTCGGAAAGCGGACGCTTACCGACGGCGAGAAGGAACGCCGCGACAGCACGCATATACTCCGTGCGAATTTCATCCGTGCGGAAGAAAGTGCGCGTGTGCTCGAGGAAACGCTTAAGACCATCGATGCGGACAAAAGCGAGACGGCAAAAGAGATACGATTCACGTTATATACTCTTGAAAAAAGGATACTGGCGGGCACTATGGGCAAAAAAAAGATCGGCATCAATGCGGCATTCTTCGACGCACCGTATACCGGCTTCGGTCGCTACACGCGGACGCTCGTGAGCGCGCTTCTTGCGCTCGACACGAAGAACGATTATGTGCTCTTCGCGCCGAACGGAATTTCGCTCCCGCGGAGCCTGCACCGCCGCAACGTACGCGTCGTGCCGCTCGGGAAGCAGCTCTGCGAACAGGGACATCGCCATTGGGACCTCCACTTCACCGACGAAGCGGATTTCATCAACGAGCATGTCGATGTGCTCTTCGTACCGTACAATACGCCGCCGCAGCCGCAGGCCAAGGGATACAAACTCGTCATAACGGTGCACGATGTCATTCCCCTGCTCGGGCTCGATCCCTACGCGGTCATCCGTCATCCCTCGCTCCTTGCCGGGCTCTCGCTCTCGACCTACTCGCTCTTCTCAAAGGATATGCGCTATGTCCGCACGCATGCCGACAGGATAATCACTATCAGTTCACACTCGCGCTCGGATATAGCGCGCGTTCTCCGCGTGCCGGAAAAGAACATCGATATCGTCGCGAACGCCGTTGACTTCCATGCAGATCCCGCCCGCGGTGCAAAGCGGAAGGGATACATCCTCTACGTCGGCGGCATCGGCAAGCGCAAGAACCTCATGGGCGTGCTCCGTGCCTACCGCATGCTCTCGCCCGAGATGCGCGCACAGAACAGTCTCGTCGTCGTCGCCCCGACGGCGGGAACGAGGTATCAGCGCTTCATCGATACGAACGGACTTGCCGCATCGATAACCGTTCACGATCGCGTCGATGAGAAAAAACTCGCCGAGCTCTACCGCAACGCAGCGCTTTTCGTCTTCCCGTCACTCTATGAAGGTTTCGGTCTTCCGCCGGCCGAGGCTATGGCATGCGGCATACCGGTGGTAACAAGCGAGAGTACATCGCTCCCGGAAGTGACCGGCGGCTTCGCGCATTACTGCGACCCCTATCGCCCGAAAAGCATACACGATGCCGTTGTGCGGGCCTTGAACGAATCGGAGTTGTTACGAAAAAAAAGGATAGCCGACGGGCAGGAATATATCCGCTCGCATTTCAATGCGAAAGCGCTCGCTCAAAAATTGCGTGATGTTCTTGTCTCAGTTTAACGAAGCGTGATCTTCCAGGACCATTTCGGGAGCGCATATCGCCCTGCCGCACCGACGCGGGTACATCCCGCTGTGTACGCTTCGCATTCTGCGTACAGTATGTATGTGCCGTGCGCGAGCGTTTTACCTGTCGTTGTCTTTCCCGTCCAGTAGAACTG
The sequence above is a segment of the Spirochaetota bacterium genome. Coding sequences within it:
- a CDS encoding glycosyltransferase translates to MSAMYRIIDANVNRLREALRVIEDIIRYQRDDASVFAVLKRLRHVIESITRGIDDELLRARKSDADVGKRTLTDGEKERRDSTHILRANFIRAEESARVLEETLKTIDADKSETAKEIRFTLYTLEKRILAGTMGKKKIGINAAFFDAPYTGFGRYTRTLVSALLALDTKNDYVLFAPNGISLPRSLHRRNVRVVPLGKQLCEQGHRHWDLHFTDEADFINEHVDVLFVPYNTPPQPQAKGYKLVITVHDVIPLLGLDPYAVIRHPSLLAGLSLSTYSLFSKDMRYVRTHADRIITISSHSRSDIARVLRVPEKNIDIVANAVDFHADPARGAKRKGYILYVGGIGKRKNLMGVLRAYRMLSPEMRAQNSLVVVAPTAGTRYQRFIDTNGLAASITVHDRVDEKKLAELYRNAALFVFPSLYEGFGLPPAEAMACGIPVVTSESTSLPEVTGGFAHYCDPYRPKSIHDAVVRALNESELLRKKRIADGQEYIRSHFNAKALAQKLRDVLVSV